The following are encoded together in the Oncorhynchus gorbuscha isolate QuinsamMale2020 ecotype Even-year linkage group LG03, OgorEven_v1.0, whole genome shotgun sequence genome:
- the LOC124019265 gene encoding kelch repeat and BTB domain-containing protein 12-like, which yields MDLRAKHSLGLLDQLRKMRETEKLTDVVLVAEDISFPCHRVVLSAFSPYFRVMFTCGLRECSTREVFLRDTPADSLGLLLNYMYCSELPLNNANVQGVSVAAFLLQMDEVFNRCQSHMRENMDASNCLGVYYYARDLGAEELADHAQRYLRTHFVQVCMSEEILELEAHKLGALLSSDDLNVSREETILDVVLHWVRQDTLGDGVEYGRSRHLAELLRKVRLPLVAPDYLKESMKRNMSLLADAECLEMMEEALEATGMHPAVAPRKLKLRYGMETTDLLLCIGNEGGGIRSRYGNYSERSFCYAPSTGRTYYITSPRYGDVLGVVCAGVVTEGNEIVVAGEAGVRKMARQTDRNVELFRYRVEAQGTWEHLSSAEYRDSYALGALGDTIYLLGGQMKLKNQYLITNCVERWSMQGGPWRSAAPLPIPLAYHSVVRLKDRLYVLGGRTPQSWRMDDEPDRLSNRLLEYDPETNKWTELGPMKHSKYRCSAVALNGEIYVMGGIGCDGVDRGQSRRCLDAVEIYNPDGDFWRDGPTMPSPQLSLRSNASNAGVVGGKLYVCGYNKGADCHEDIIKDILELDPWENRWTVVARHVLMHDAYDVCLVASLNPRELMSPPADLVTQ from the exons ATGGATCTGAGAGCTAAACATAGTCTGGGTCTTCTGGACCAGCTGAGGaagatgagggagacagagaagctGACAGATGTGGTGCTGGTGGCTGAGGACATCAGCTTCCCCTGTCATCGCGTGGTCCTCTCAGCCTTCAGCCCTTACTTCCGGGTCATGTTCACCTGTGGCCTGCGGGAGTGCAGTACTAGGGAAGTATTTCTGCGTGACACACCAGCCGATAGCCTGGGTCTATTGTTGAACTACATGTACTGTTCTGAGCTCCCACTCAACAACGCCAATGTACAGGGGGTGTCCGTTGCCGCCTTCCTTCTACAGATGGATGAGGTATTCAACCGCTGCCAGAGCCACATGAGGGAGAACATGGACGCTTCCAACTGCCTCGGGGTGTACTACTATGCCCGCGACCTTGGAGCCGAGGAGCTGGCCGACCATGCCCAGAGATACCTACGGACGCACTTCGTTCAGGTGTGTATGAGCGAGGAGATTCTAGAACTAGAGGCCCATAAGCTGGGGGCACTGCTGAGCTCCGACGACCTCAACGTGTCACGGGAGGAGACCATCCTGGATGTGGTGCTACACTGGGTCAGACAGGACACTCTAGGAGACGGGGTGGAGTACGGGCGGAGTAGACACCTGGCTGAGCTCTTGAGGAAGGTGCGCCTCCCCCTGGTGGCCCCTGACTACCTGAAGGAGTCCATGAAGAGGAATATGTCCCTTCTGGCAGATGCAGAGTGTCTGGAGATGATGGAGGAGGCTCTGGAGGCCACTGGGATGCACCCTGCAGTTGCTCCCAGGAAACTGAAGCTCCGATATGGGATGGAGACCACAGATCTGCTACTCTGCATCGGCAACGAGGGCGGAGGGATCCGATCGCGGTATGGAAATTATTCAGAACGCAGCTTCTGCTATGCCCCCTCCACGGGCCGGACATACTACATCACATCCCCGCGCTACGGAGATGTTCTGGGAGTCGTGTGTGCCGGGGTCGTCACCGAGGGCAATGAGATTGTGGTGGCTGGGGAGGCAGGGGTGAGGAAAATGGCCAGGCAAACAGACAGGAATGTGGAGCTATTCAG GTACAGGGTGGAGGCCCAGGGGACCTGGGAGCACCTGAGCTCAGCTGAATACCGAGACTCATATGCGCTGGGGGCGCTGGGTGATACTATTTACCTGCTGGGAGGCCAGATGAAGCTGAAGAACCAGTACCTCATCACCAACTGTGTGGAACGCTGGTCCATGCAGGGTGGGCCCTGGCGTAGTGCCGCCCCGCTACCCATTCCATTGGCCTATCATAGCGTGGTGCGTCTGAAGGACCGTCTCTACGTGCTCGGGGGTCGAACTCCACAG TCCTGGCGGATGGATGACGAGCCAGACCGCTTGAGCAACCGTCTGTTGGAGTATGACCCTGAGACAAACAAGTGGACAGAGCTGGGTCCCATGAAGCACTCTAAGTACCGCTGTAGTGCTGTGGCGCTCAATGGGGAAATCTACGTGATGG GGGGCATCGGCTGTGATGGGGTAGATCGTGGGCAGTCCCGTCGTTGCCTTGATGCTGTGGAGATTTACAACCCCGATGGAGACTTCTGGAGAGATGGGCCCACTATGCCCTCTCCGCAGCTGTCCCTACGCAGCAATGCCTCCAACGCCGGAGTGGTGGGGGGAAAGCTATATGTGTGCGGATACAACAAGGGAGCCG ATTGTCATGAGGACATAATCAAGGACATCCTGGAACTAGACCCATGGGAGAACCGCTGGACCGTGGTGGCCCGCCATGTTCTGATGCATGATGCCTACGACGTCTGCTTGGTGGCAAGCCTCAATCCCCGGGAGCTCATGTCTCCCCCGGCAGACCTAGTAACTCAGTGA